The following coding sequences lie in one Sesamum indicum cultivar Zhongzhi No. 13 linkage group LG9, S_indicum_v1.0, whole genome shotgun sequence genomic window:
- the LOC105170066 gene encoding NDR1/HIN1-like protein 10 produces the protein MEDHNRPVTGYPAPNPNRYPNGYSANPPPPGTAYPYTAAAGPPPVNAYYSHQNNPYYQQPDPNIVRRATFLRRVLAFVIGLIVVFAAITFIVWLVLRPQLPEFRVDSFSVSNFTLGNNSLIAFTSEVRLTARNPNKKMTLSYDHIQAVVFYKSWLLSDTIIPPFSQGTKNETSLTANFAAAGSFLDRPAVDGINSERRNNGNVGFNLRVVSSVRFKAKAWRTRRRFLKVFCGDLAVGIQSNGMSGTLIGGPRQCRVGI, from the coding sequence ATGGAAGACCATAATAGACCGGTCACAGGGTATCCCGCCCCAAACCCCAATCGCTATCCCAATGGCTACTCAGCCAACCCACCGCCACCCGGCACCGCCTACCCTTATACGGCCGCCGCCGGTCCTCCTCCTGTCAACGCTTACTACAGTCACCAAAACAACCCTTACTATCAGCAGCCTGACCCCAACATCGTCCGCCGCGCAACCTTCCTCCGACGCGTCTTGGCCTTCGTGATTGGACTTATCGTCGTCTTTGCGGCCATCACTTTCATCGTATGGCTCGTCCTACGGCCGCAGCTCCCCGAGTTCCGAGTCGACTCGTTCTCCGTCTCCAATTTCACACTCGGCAACAATTCGCTCATCGCTTTCACCTCCGAAGTCCGCCTCACGGCGCGAAACCCTAACAAGAAGATGACCCTCTCCTATGATCATATTCAGGCCGTAGTATTTTACAAATCCTGGTTGCTTTCAGATACCATAATACCGCCGTTTTCGCAGGGTACCAAAAACGAGACTTCTTTGACCGCGAATTTTGCAGCGGCTGGGAGTTTCTTGGATAGGCCAGCAGTGGATGGTATAAACAGTGAGAGGAGAAATAATGGGAATGTGGGGTTTAATTTGAGGGTGGTGTCTAGCGTTAGATTCAAGGCAAAGGCGTGGAGGACTAGGAGGAGGTTTTTGAAGGTGTTTTGCGGGGATTTGGCCGTTGGAATTCAGAGTAACGGGATGTCGGGGACGTTAATCGGTGGGCCGAGGCAGTGCCGCGTAGGAATTTGA
- the LOC105170067 gene encoding NDR1/HIN1-like protein 1 — MMEKDCCHETHREKLRRRLLTALLGFIVLILFLILLIWLILRPTKPHFVLQDATVYAFNLSSTNILTSNLQITLSSRNPNDRIGIYYDKVDVYAAYHGQQITLPTLLPPTYQGHKDITVWSPFLYGNQVPVAPYVGVSLSEDQIAGTVLVNVRVDGRIRWKVGTFISGRYHLHVNCPAYINFGGRNNGAAAIKFELIMDCHVDV, encoded by the coding sequence ATGATGGAGAAGGACTGCTGTCACGAGACCCACCGGGAAAAGCTCCGCCGCCGCCTCCTTACGGCCCTTCTCGGCTTCATCGTCCTCATCCTCTTCCTCATCCTCCTCATATGGCTCATCCTCCGCCCCACCAAGCCGCATTTCGTCCTCCAGGACGCCACCGTCTACGCCTTCAACCTCTCCTCCACCAACATCCTCACCTCCAACCTCCAAATCACCCTCTCCTCCCGAAACCCCAACGACAGAATCGGCATTTACTACGACAAAGTCGACGTCTACGCCGCCTACCACGGCCAGCAAATCACTCTCCCCACGCTGCTCCCCCCCACCTACCAGGGCCACAAAGACATCACGGTCTGGTCGCCGTTTCTGTACGGCAACCAAGTCCCGGTGGCTCCGTACGTGGGCGTTTCTCTGAGCGAGGACCAAATCGCGGGAACGGTGCTGGTGAACGTGAGAGTTGACGGCAGGATCAGATGGAAAGTGGGGACGTTTATCTCCGGGAGGTACCATTTGCATGTGAATTGTCCGGCGTATATAAATTTCGGGGGCAGAAATAATGGGGCGGCGGCGATTAAGTTTGAGTTGATCATGGACTGCCATGTTGATGTTTAG